The Eleginops maclovinus isolate JMC-PN-2008 ecotype Puerto Natales chromosome 24, JC_Emac_rtc_rv5, whole genome shotgun sequence genome contains a region encoding:
- the stk24b gene encoding serine/threonine-protein kinase 24, whose amino-acid sequence MAHSPVQGNLPGMQNAKADPEELFTKLERIGKGSFGEVFKGIDNRTQKVVAIKNIDLEEAEDEIEDIQQEITVLSQCDSPFVTKYYGSYLKDTKLWIIMEYLGGGSALDLMEPGSLDETQIATILREILKGLEYLHSEKKIHRDIKAANVLLSEQGEVKLADFGVAGQLTDTQIKRNTFVGTPFWMAPEVIKQSAYDSKADIWSLGITAIELAKGEPPHSELHPMKVLFLIPKNNPPTLEGNYSKPLKEFVEACLNKEPSFRPTAKELLKHKLIVRHAKKTSYLTELVDKYKRWKAEQSRTTESSSDESDSEQDGQASGGNDFGSDDWIFTIREKDPKKLQNGEGQSGGTEQSNDIPKRPYSQSLATVISPALAELKARQEQVNGNPMVLDELREAIMQAEESFPGIADSLVAHMVHRLQSFSTSRTSSSSP is encoded by the exons ATGGCCCACTCTCCTGTTCAGGGGAACCTGCCGGGGATGCAG AATGCCAAAGCAGACCCGGAGGAGCTTTTCACGAAGCTGGAGCGCATTGGCAAGGGTTCCTTTGGCGAGGTGTTCAAAGGCATCGACAATCGCACGCAGAAGGTGGTGGCCATCAAGAACATAGACCTGGAGGAGGCGGAGGACGAGATCGAAGACATCCAGCAGGAGATCACGGTGCTGAGTCAGTGCGACAGCCCCTTCGTCACCAAGTACTACGGCTCATACCTGAAG GACACAAAGTTATGGATCATTATGGAGTATTTAGGCGGAGGCTCGGCGTTAGATTTG ATGGAGCCCGGCTCTCTGGACGAGACGCAGATCGCCACCATCCTCAGAGAGATCCTCAAGGGCCTGGAGTACCTTCACTCTGAGAAGAAGATCCACAGGGATATCAAAG ccgcCAACGTGCTGCTGTCCGAGCAGGGGGAGGTGAAGCTGGCAGACTTCGGAGTGGCGGGGCAGCTCACCGACACTCAGATCAAGCGCAACACCTTCGTGGGCACGCCCTTCTGGATGGCCCCCGAGGTCATCAAACAGTCGGCTTACGACTCCAAG GCTGACATCTGGTCTCTGGGCATCACAGCCATCGAGCTAGCCAAAGGTGAGCCCCCCCACTCAGAGCTGCACCCCATGAAGGTTCTATTCCTCATCCCAAAGAACAACCCCCCCACGCTGGAGGGCAACTACAGCAAACCGCTCAAGGAGTTTGTGGAGGCCTGTCTGAACAAAGAGCCCAGTTTT aggCCGACTGCCAAAGAGCTGCTGAAGCATAAGCTGATCGTCCGCCACGCCAAGAAGACATCCTACCTGACGGAGCTGGTGGACAAGTACAAGAGGTGGAAGGCAGAGCAGTCGAGAACCACGGAGTCCAGTTCTGATGAGTCTGACTC GGAGCAGGATGGCCAGGCGTCGGGCGGGAACGACTTCGGCAGCGACGACTGGATCTTCACCATCCGAGAGAAGGACCCCAAGAAGCTGCAGAATGGGGAGGGGCAGTCGGGGGGGACAGAGCAG TCAAACGACATTCCAAAGAGGCCTTATTCACAGAGCCTGGCCACAGTCATCTCTCCTGCATTAGCCGAG TTGAAGGCGAGGCAGGAGCAGGTGAACGGGAACCCCATGGTGCTGGATGAGCTGAGGGAGGCCATCATGCAGGCGGAGGAGTCCTTCCCCGGCATCGCTGACTCTCTGGTGGCTCACATGGTCCACAGGCTGCAGAG TTTCTCAACAAGCAGGACATCCTCGTCCTCCCCTTAG